In Salmo salar chromosome ssa15, Ssal_v3.1, whole genome shotgun sequence, one genomic interval encodes:
- the LOC106570964 gene encoding elongation factor 2, with amino-acid sequence MVNFTVDQIRAIMDKKSNIRNMSVIAHVDHGKSTLTDSLVCKAGIIAGARAGETRFTDTRKDEQERCITIKSTAISLYYELAENDLAFIKQCKDGSGFLINLIDSPGHVDFSSEVTAALRVTDGALVVVDCVSGVCVQTETVLRQAIAERIKPVLMMNKMDRALLELQLKPDALFATFQRIVENVNVIIATYGEDESGPMGSIMVDPMVGTVGFGSGLHGWAFTLKQFAEMYVAKFTAKGDQKTEMNPQERCKKVEDMMKKLWGEKFFDPSCGKFSKSATNAAGEKLPRTFCQLVLDPIFKVFDAIMNFNKETADKLIKKLDVKLDADDKEKEGKPLLKAVMRRWLPAGDALLQMITIHLPSPVTAQRYRCELLYEGPGDDEAAMGIKNCDPKAPLMMYISKMVPTSDKGRFYAFGRVFSGMVATGQKVRIMGPNYTPGKKEDLYLKPIQRTILMMGRYTEPIEDVPCGNIVGLVGVDQFLVKTGTISTFEHAHNLRVMKFSVSPVVRVAVECKNPADLPKLVEGLKRLAKSDPMVQCIIEESGEHIVAGAGELHLEICLKDLEEDHAGIPLKKSDPVVSYRETVAEDSDQVCLSKSPNKHNRLYMKARPFQDGLAEDIDKGEVSSRQELKTRARYLTEKYEWEVTEARKIWCFGPDGTGPNILSDVTKGVQYLNEIKDSVVAGFQWASKEGVLCEENMRGIRFDVHDVTLHADAIHRGGGQIIPTARRVIYASQLTAQPRLMEPVYLVEIQCPEHVVGGIYGVLNRKRGMVFEESQVAGTPIFIVKAFLPVNESFGFTADLRSNTGGQAFPQCVFDHWQILPGDPFDETSRPWQVVADTRKRKGLKEGIPALDNFLDKL; translated from the exons ATG GTGAATTTTACAGTAGACCAGATCCGTGCGATCATGGACAAGAAGTCCAACATCAGGAACATGTCTGTGATCGCCCATGTGGACCATGGGAAGTCCACTCTCACAGACTCCCTGGTGTGCAAGGCTGGCATCATCGCCGGCGCCCGGGCTGGCGAGACGCGTTTCACAGACACCAGGAAAGACGAGCAGGAGAGATGCATCACCATCAAGTCAAC aGCCATCTCTCTGTACTATGAACTGGCTGAGAATGACTTGGCCTTCATCAAACAGTGCAAGGATGGCTCTGGCTTCCTCATTAACCTCATAGACTCTCCCGGTCACGTGGACTTCTCCTCCGAGGTGACAGCTGCTCTCCGCGTCACTGACGGGGCACTAGTTGTAGTAGACTGCGTCTCAG gtgtgtgtgttcagactgaGACAGTGCTGCGACAGGCCATCGCAGAACGGATAAAGCCTGTTCTGATGATGAACAAGATGGACCGGGCGTTGCTGGAGCTGCAGCTGAAACCCGATGCCCTTTTTGCCACCTTCCAGCGTATCGTAGAGAACGTCAACGTCATCATCGCCACCTACGGAGAGGACGAGAGCGGACCCATGGGCAGCATCATG GTGGACCCAATGGTGGGCACAGTGGGTTTCGGCTCGGGCCTCCATGGCTGGGCCTTCACTCTGAAGCAGTTTGCCGAGATGTACGTGGCCAAGTTCACAGCCAAGGGAGACCAAAAGACTGAGATGAACCCACAGGAGCGCTGCAAGAAGGTGGAGGACATGATGAAGAAACTGTGGGGAGAAAA GTTCTTCGACCCTTCATGTGGAAAATTCAGCAAATCAGCCACCAACGCTGCTGGGGAAAAGCTCCCACGTACATTCTGCCAACTCGTCCTAGATCCCATCTTTAAG gtgttcgatgccATCATGAATTTTAACAAAGAGACTGCCGACAAGCTGATTAAGAAACTGGATGTGAAGCTAGACGCTGATGACaaggagaaggaggggaaacCACTGCTGAAG GCGGTGATGCGCCGCTGGCTGCCAGCAGGGGACGCTCTGCTCCAGATGATCACCATCCACCTGCCCTCCCCCGTTACGGCTCAGAGGTACCGCTGTGAGCTGCTCTACGAGGGGCCTGGCGACGACGAAGCCGCTATGG GCATTAAGAACTGCGACCCCAAAGCTCCCTTGATGATGTACATTTCCAAGATGGTGCCCACCAGCGACAAGGGTCGCTTCTACGCCTTCGGCCGTGTGTTCTCCGGTATGGTGGCCACGGGGCAGAAGGTTCGCATCATGGGACCCAACTACACTCCTGGGAAGAAAGAGGACCTGTATCTTAAACCCATCCAGAG GACCATTCTGATGATGGGGCGCTACACAGAGCCCATTGAGGATGTGCCCTGCGGCAACATCGTGGGTCTGGTGGGAGTGGACCAGTTCCTGGTGAAGACCGGGACCATCTCCACCTTCGAGCACGCCCACAACCTGAGAGTGATGAAGTTCAGCGTCAGTCCCGTGGTCAGGGTGGCGGTGGAGTGCAAGAACCCTGCTGACCTGCCCAAGCTGGTGGAGGGACTCAAACGCCTGGCCAAGTCTGACCCCATGGTCCAG TGCATCATTGAGGAGTCTGGAGAACACATTGTAGCTGGAGCTGGAGAGCTTCATCTGGAGATCTGCCTAAAGGATCTGGAGGAGGACCACGCTGGTATCCCCTTAAAG AAATCTGACCCTGTGGTGTCTTACCGCGAGACCGTAGCCGAGGATTCAGACCAGGTCTGCCTGTCCAAGTCCCCTAACAAACACAACCGTCTGTACATGAAGGCCCGGCCCTTCCAGGATGGTCTGGCGGAGGACATTGATAAGGGGGAGGTGAGCTCCAGACAGGAACTAAAGACCAGGGCTCGCTACCTGACTGAGAAGTACGAGTGGGAGGTGACGGAGGCCCGCAAGATCTGGTGTTTCGGCCCCGACGGGACGGGACCCAACATCCTGTCGGACGTCACCAAGGGAGTGCAGTACCTCAATGAGATCAAGGACAGCGTGGTGGCAGGGTTCCAGTGGGCCTCCAAGGAG GGTGTCCTGTGTGAGGAGAACATGAGGGGGATTCGTTTCGACGTCCATGATGTGACGTTGCATGCGGATGCCATCCACAGAGGGGGTGGGCAGATCATCCCCACGGCACGCCGAGTCATCTACGCCTCTCAGCTCACAGCTCAGCCACGACTTATGGAGCCAGTCTACCTGGTCGAGATCCAG TGTCCGGAGCACGTTGTTGGAGGGATCTACGGTGTGCTGAACAGAAAAAGAGGCATGGTATTTGAGGAGTCGCAGGTCGCTGGAACACCCATCTTTATCGTAAAGGCTTTCCTTCCAGTCAACGAATCATTTG GTTTCACAGCGGACCTGAGGTCCAACACAGGTGGCCAGGCCTTCCCCCAGTGTGTGTTCGACCACTGGCAGATCCTGCCCGGGGACCCCTTCGACGAGACCAGTCGGCCATGGCAAGTAGTGGCAGACACCCGCAAACGCAAAGGCCTCAAAGAAGGCATCCCTGCCCTGGACAACTTCCTGGATAAACTGTGA